The Streptomyces camelliae genome window below encodes:
- a CDS encoding ABC-F family ATP-binding cassette domain-containing protein — protein MSSSLTCTSLTFTWADGTAVFDGLDIAFGPGRTGLVGVNGSGKSTLLKLLAGELTPTDGTVKTAGEVGYLPQNVTLDTTLRVDQALGIAGKRAALHAIEAGDVAEEHFETVGDDWDVEERALVTLGELGLGHIGLDRTVGEVSGGESVLLRLAALLLRRPDVLLLDEPTNNLDLYARRRLYQAVTAWPGVLVVVSHDRELLDLVDQIADLRSGEVTWFGGNFSAYEEALAVEQEAAERMLRVAEADVRKQKRELADAQVKLARRKRYGQKMYEQKREPKIVMGARKRAAQESAGKHRIMHEERLAEARERLDEAVEAVRDDDEIRVELPYTAVPPGRQVLTLENLGLAYGARVEGILDLRGPERIALVGRNGAGKTTLLRTVAGELAPAAGEARAHVPLRFLPQRLDVLDDELTVAENVARFAPGATNNRIRARLARFLFRGARADQKAATLSGGERFRAALAALMLAEPAPQLLLLDEPTNNLDMASVRQLTSALESYEGALLVASHDMPFLESIGITRWLLMEEGELKETTPEDVG, from the coding sequence ATGTCATCCTCTCTCACCTGTACGTCCCTGACCTTCACCTGGGCCGACGGCACCGCCGTCTTCGACGGCCTCGACATCGCCTTCGGTCCCGGCCGCACCGGGCTCGTCGGCGTCAACGGATCGGGGAAATCAACCCTGTTGAAGCTGCTGGCCGGGGAACTCACCCCGACCGACGGCACCGTCAAGACGGCCGGCGAGGTCGGCTACCTCCCGCAGAACGTCACCCTCGACACCACGCTCCGCGTCGACCAGGCCCTCGGCATCGCCGGGAAGCGGGCCGCGCTGCACGCCATCGAGGCGGGCGACGTCGCCGAGGAGCACTTCGAGACGGTCGGCGACGACTGGGACGTCGAGGAGCGCGCCCTGGTCACGCTCGGCGAGCTCGGTCTCGGCCACATCGGCCTGGACCGCACCGTCGGCGAGGTCTCCGGCGGCGAGTCGGTGCTGCTCCGGCTGGCCGCGCTGCTGCTGCGCCGCCCTGACGTGCTGCTGCTGGACGAACCCACCAACAACCTCGACCTGTACGCGCGCCGCCGGCTGTACCAGGCCGTCACCGCCTGGCCGGGCGTGCTCGTCGTGGTCAGCCACGACCGGGAACTGCTCGACCTGGTCGACCAGATCGCGGACCTGCGCTCCGGCGAAGTCACCTGGTTCGGCGGCAACTTCTCGGCCTACGAGGAGGCCCTCGCCGTGGAGCAGGAGGCCGCTGAGCGCATGCTGCGTGTGGCCGAGGCGGATGTGCGCAAGCAGAAGCGCGAACTCGCCGACGCCCAGGTCAAACTGGCCCGCCGCAAGCGGTACGGACAGAAGATGTACGAGCAGAAGCGCGAGCCGAAGATCGTCATGGGTGCCCGCAAACGCGCCGCCCAGGAGTCCGCGGGCAAGCACCGCATCATGCACGAGGAGCGGCTCGCCGAGGCACGCGAGCGGCTGGACGAGGCGGTGGAGGCCGTACGGGACGACGACGAGATTCGCGTCGAACTGCCCTACACGGCCGTACCGCCCGGCCGTCAGGTGCTCACCCTGGAGAACCTGGGGCTGGCGTACGGGGCGCGCGTCGAGGGGATCCTCGATCTGCGCGGCCCGGAGCGGATCGCGCTCGTCGGCCGCAACGGCGCCGGGAAGACGACGCTGCTGCGGACCGTCGCCGGGGAACTGGCGCCGGCGGCCGGCGAGGCACGCGCGCACGTGCCGCTGCGTTTTCTGCCCCAGCGGCTGGATGTGCTGGACGACGAACTGACCGTCGCCGAGAACGTGGCCCGGTTCGCGCCGGGCGCCACCAACAACCGGATCCGGGCGCGCCTCGCCCGCTTCCTGTTCCGGGGCGCACGGGCCGACCAGAAGGCGGCCACCCTGTCCGGCGGCGAGCGGTTCCGGGCGGCACTGGCCGCGCTGATGCTCGCCGAGCCGGCACCCCAGCTGCTGCTGCTCGACGAGCCGACCAACAACCTCGACATGGCGAGCGTGCGGCAGCTGACCTCGGCCCTGGAGTCGTACGAGGGCGCGCTGCTCGTGGCCAGCCACGACATGCCGTTCCTGGAGTCGATCGGCATCACCCGCTGGCTGCTGATGGAGGAGGGGGAGCTGAAGGAGACCACACCGGAGGACGTCGGGTGA
- a CDS encoding VOC family protein has product MLTTRFVDGAPDWIDVTTSDIDGARSFYGGLFGWEFRSAGPDAGGYGFFQLGGRTVAGCGPGGPEQGPPTWTVYFQSADADATAEAAEQAHGSVLLQPVDVMGQGHMAVLADQAGAPFGIWQPGRTTGVDVANEPGSLCWVELYTPDVAAGAAFYHKLLGLETSSVPFPGGLYTCVNPAHAGEDTMFGGIMPLSEAPGAAADRPHWLPYFEVTDTDATADKTQELGGTIRMPATTLEGVGRMAHLTDPYGAHFAVIRSASQQG; this is encoded by the coding sequence ATGCTCACCACCCGTTTCGTCGACGGCGCCCCGGACTGGATCGATGTCACCACGTCCGACATCGACGGCGCCCGCTCCTTCTACGGCGGTCTCTTCGGCTGGGAGTTCCGGTCGGCGGGACCGGACGCCGGCGGCTACGGCTTCTTCCAGCTGGGCGGGAGGACCGTGGCGGGCTGCGGGCCGGGCGGCCCCGAGCAGGGCCCGCCCACCTGGACGGTGTACTTCCAGAGCGCGGACGCCGACGCCACGGCCGAGGCGGCCGAGCAGGCCCACGGCAGCGTGCTGCTCCAGCCGGTGGACGTGATGGGCCAGGGGCACATGGCGGTCCTCGCCGACCAGGCGGGCGCGCCGTTCGGGATCTGGCAGCCCGGCCGGACCACGGGCGTGGACGTCGCGAACGAGCCGGGATCGCTGTGCTGGGTCGAGCTCTACACACCGGACGTCGCGGCGGGCGCGGCCTTCTACCACAAGCTGCTCGGCCTGGAGACGTCCTCGGTACCGTTCCCGGGCGGGCTGTACACGTGCGTCAACCCGGCACATGCCGGTGAGGACACGATGTTCGGCGGCATCATGCCGCTGTCCGAGGCCCCCGGCGCGGCGGCTGACCGCCCGCACTGGCTGCCGTACTTCGAGGTGACGGACACGGATGCCACGGCCGACAAGACGCAGGAGCTCGGCGGCACGATACGCATGCCGGCGACGACCCTGGAGGGCGTCGGCCGCATGGCCCACCTTACCGACCCGTACGGCGCCCACTTCGCGGTGATCCGGAGCGCGTCACAGCAAGGCTGA
- a CDS encoding WhiB family transcriptional regulator, translating to MHFDTITPADDTWQAQALCAQTGPDFFFPEPGSSVREAKRICAMCELRPACLDYALANDERFGVWGGLSEKERLALRRTSH from the coding sequence ATGCACTTCGACACGATCACCCCGGCCGACGACACCTGGCAGGCACAGGCCCTGTGCGCCCAGACCGGGCCGGACTTCTTCTTCCCCGAGCCCGGCAGCTCGGTGCGCGAGGCGAAGCGCATCTGCGCGATGTGTGAGCTGCGCCCGGCCTGCCTGGACTACGCCCTGGCCAACGACGAGCGCTTCGGCGTCTGGGGCGGGCTCTCCGAGAAGGAGCGCCTCGCCCTGCGCCGGACCTCCCACTGA
- a CDS encoding LacI family DNA-binding transcriptional regulator: MTDAVPRPTLEAVAARAGVSRATVSRVVNGGDGVREPLAERVRRAVAELGYVPNQAARSLVTRRHDAVAVVIAEPETRVFADPFFALQLRGISKELTAHDNQLVLLLTEGRDDHARVARYLAGGHVDGALVFSLHLADPLPGLIHDAGVPTVFGGRPGWSDDGRAGADGGVVYVDSDNRGGARTAVRHLVDLGRRRIAHLTGALDQTSAVDRLDGYRDVMADVPGGNDPRLVVESDFTPAGGERAMRELLDRCPDVDAVFAANDLSALGALRVLRASGRRVPEDVAVIGFDDMLPVAEQTDPPLTTVRQDIEEMGRLMARLLLRGLPGARDRAAAPADPPPTGGVILPTTLIRRASA, from the coding sequence GTGACCGACGCAGTGCCGCGCCCCACGCTGGAGGCTGTCGCCGCGCGGGCCGGTGTGTCCCGGGCCACCGTGTCGCGCGTGGTCAACGGTGGGGACGGGGTGCGCGAGCCGCTGGCCGAGCGGGTCCGGCGGGCGGTGGCGGAGCTGGGCTACGTCCCCAACCAGGCGGCGCGCAGCCTGGTGACCCGGCGGCACGACGCCGTCGCGGTCGTCATCGCCGAGCCCGAGACCCGGGTCTTCGCCGACCCCTTCTTCGCCCTCCAACTGCGCGGCATCAGCAAAGAGCTGACCGCCCACGACAACCAGCTGGTGCTGCTGCTCACCGAGGGCCGCGACGATCACGCGCGCGTGGCCCGGTATCTCGCCGGCGGACACGTCGACGGCGCGCTCGTCTTCTCGCTGCACCTCGCCGATCCGCTGCCCGGCCTCATCCACGACGCCGGTGTGCCCACCGTCTTCGGCGGGCGGCCCGGCTGGAGCGACGACGGCCGCGCGGGCGCCGACGGGGGCGTGGTGTACGTCGACTCCGACAACCGGGGCGGGGCCCGCACCGCCGTACGCCATCTTGTGGACCTCGGCCGCCGGCGCATCGCCCACCTCACCGGCGCCTTGGACCAGACCTCGGCCGTGGACCGGCTCGACGGATACCGGGACGTCATGGCCGACGTGCCCGGCGGGAACGACCCTCGGCTGGTCGTGGAGAGCGACTTCACCCCGGCCGGCGGTGAGCGCGCGATGCGGGAACTCCTCGACCGCTGCCCGGACGTGGACGCCGTGTTCGCCGCCAACGACCTGAGCGCGCTCGGTGCGCTGCGCGTGCTGCGCGCGAGCGGGCGGCGGGTGCCCGAGGACGTGGCCGTGATCGGCTTCGACGACATGCTGCCCGTCGCCGAGCAGACCGATCCGCCGCTGACGACGGTCCGTCAGGACATAGAGGAGATGGGCCGCCTGATGGCCCGCCTGCTGCTGCGCGGCCTGCCCGGCGCCCGCGATCGCGCCGCAGCGCCGGCGGACCCGCCGCCCACCGGCGGCGTCATCCTCCCGACGACCCTGATCCGCCGCGCCTCCGCGTAG
- a CDS encoding WD40/YVTN/BNR-like repeat-containing protein produces the protein MKRLGNTRRKGRTGRLVAAGVACGAALAALTVPAAEAGPLGPGGGGVHWAAKDPGTPQVRFRGLAAVDHRTAWLAGTEGTVLRTTDGGAGWRNVSPPGAGDLQFRDVEAFDARHAVVLAIGEGEASRVYRTDDGGASWTEPFRNTDPNAFYDCLAFFDRRHGLAVSDPVDGRFRMLSTSDGGRSWRVLPAAGMPPALAGEAGFAASGQCLVTSGPRDVWLATGGGAHARVLHSADRGLTWTAADTPVPAGDPAKGVFALAFRDRTHGLAVGGDYRPDQPSPQAAAVTADGGTTWTPAGAPPPAYRSGAAWLPHSRTAALAVGPTGTDLTTDGGHTWRTVDTGSYDTVACTPDLSCWAAGEQGRVARLER, from the coding sequence ATGAAGCGCTTGGGGAACACGCGACGCAAGGGACGGACGGGCCGGCTGGTGGCGGCGGGGGTGGCGTGCGGGGCGGCGCTGGCCGCGCTGACCGTCCCGGCGGCCGAGGCCGGGCCCCTCGGCCCGGGCGGTGGGGGAGTGCACTGGGCGGCGAAGGACCCCGGGACCCCACAGGTCCGCTTCCGGGGTCTCGCGGCCGTCGACCACCGCACCGCCTGGCTGGCCGGCACCGAGGGGACCGTGCTGCGCACCACGGACGGCGGCGCCGGCTGGCGGAACGTCTCCCCGCCGGGAGCGGGCGACCTTCAGTTCCGGGACGTGGAGGCGTTCGACGCGCGGCACGCGGTGGTGCTGGCCATCGGCGAGGGTGAGGCATCCCGCGTCTACCGCACCGATGACGGCGGGGCGAGCTGGACCGAGCCCTTCCGCAACACCGACCCGAACGCCTTCTACGACTGCCTGGCCTTCTTCGACCGCCGCCACGGCCTCGCCGTGAGCGACCCCGTGGACGGGCGGTTCCGCATGCTGTCCACCAGCGACGGAGGCCGCTCCTGGCGGGTGCTGCCCGCCGCGGGCATGCCGCCCGCCCTGGCCGGCGAGGCCGGTTTCGCGGCAAGCGGCCAGTGCCTGGTCACCTCGGGCCCGCGGGACGTCTGGCTGGCCACCGGCGGCGGTGCCCACGCGCGCGTGCTGCACTCCGCCGACCGCGGACTGACCTGGACGGCGGCCGACACCCCCGTCCCGGCCGGCGACCCGGCCAAGGGCGTGTTCGCGCTCGCCTTCCGCGACCGCACCCACGGCCTCGCCGTCGGCGGCGACTACCGCCCCGATCAGCCCTCGCCCCAGGCCGCCGCCGTCACCGCCGATGGCGGCACCACCTGGACCCCTGCCGGCGCACCCCCGCCCGCCTACCGCTCCGGCGCCGCCTGGCTGCCGCACAGCCGCACCGCCGCCCTCGCCGTCGGCCCCACGGGCACCGACCTGACGACCGATGGCGGCCACACCTGGCGGACGGTCGACACCGGCTCGTACGACACCGTGGCCTGCACGCCCGACCTGAGCTGCTGGGCGGCCGGCGAACAGGGCAGGGTGGCCCGGCTGGAACGCTGA
- the ddaH gene encoding dimethylargininase has protein sequence MPSKKALVRRPSPRLAEGLVTHVEREKVDVGLALEQWDAYVEALRTHGWETIEVDPEDDCPDSVFVEDTVVMYKNVALITRPGAESRRMETVGVEEAVARLGCSVNWIWEPGTLDGGDVLKIGDTIYVGRGGRTNAAGVQQLRAAFEPLGARVVAVPVSRVLHLKSAVTALPDGTVIGHIPKLDRPSLFPGFLSVPEESGSHVVLLGGHTLLMAASAPKTAELLTDLGHEVVTVDISEFEKLEGCVTCLSVRLRELYA, from the coding sequence GTGCCCAGCAAGAAGGCCCTCGTCCGCCGCCCCAGCCCCCGCCTGGCCGAAGGCCTGGTGACGCACGTCGAGCGGGAGAAGGTCGATGTGGGGCTCGCCCTGGAGCAGTGGGACGCCTACGTCGAGGCCCTGCGCACGCACGGCTGGGAGACGATCGAGGTCGACCCGGAGGACGACTGCCCGGACTCGGTGTTCGTCGAGGACACCGTCGTCATGTACAAGAACGTGGCGTTGATCACCCGGCCCGGCGCCGAGTCCCGGCGCATGGAGACCGTGGGGGTCGAGGAGGCCGTGGCCCGCCTCGGCTGCTCGGTGAACTGGATATGGGAGCCGGGCACGCTGGACGGCGGCGACGTCCTGAAGATCGGCGACACGATCTACGTCGGCCGGGGCGGGCGCACCAACGCGGCCGGCGTGCAGCAGCTGCGGGCCGCCTTCGAGCCGCTGGGCGCGCGCGTGGTGGCCGTCCCGGTGAGCCGGGTGCTGCATCTGAAGTCCGCGGTGACGGCGCTGCCCGACGGCACGGTGATCGGGCACATCCCGAAGCTGGACCGGCCCTCGCTGTTCCCGGGCTTCCTGTCGGTGCCCGAGGAGTCCGGCTCGCACGTGGTACTGCTGGGCGGCCACACCCTGCTGATGGCGGCGAGCGCCCCGAAGACGGCGGAGCTGCTGACCGATCTCGGCCACGAGGTCGTCACGGTCGACATCAGCGAGTTCGAGAAGCTGGAGGGCTGTGTGACCTGCCTCTCGGTGCGCCTGCGGGAGTTGTACGCCTGA
- a CDS encoding acyl-ACP desaturase: MTITTPHLGSPSAWTDARLLYALEEVVEKELNRHLQVAKDWMPHEYVPWSDGRNFPGLFEDGEAWDKDQSKVTEIGRIALVVNLLTEDNLPSYHHEIATLFGRDGAWGTWVHRWTAEEGRHGIVMRDYLLTSRAVDPDKLEQFRMAHMSEGFESDNGHSMLHSIAYVAFQELATRISHRNTGHQSGDPVCDRMLARIATDENLHMVFYRNLLKAAFELAPDLTMQAVRDVVVNFRMPGHGIPGFERAAAQMAIGEVYNLRIHHDDVLQPVLRFLKVMEIDGLGPEGRQAQEELGLFMGGLNAEALKFDEKLAARKARMAARAAG, encoded by the coding sequence GTGACGATCACCACCCCTCACCTCGGCAGCCCGTCCGCCTGGACCGACGCGCGGCTGCTGTACGCACTGGAGGAAGTGGTCGAGAAGGAACTGAACCGGCATCTGCAGGTCGCCAAGGACTGGATGCCGCACGAGTACGTGCCCTGGAGCGACGGCCGCAACTTCCCGGGCCTGTTCGAGGACGGTGAGGCCTGGGACAAGGACCAGTCCAAGGTGACCGAGATCGGCCGGATCGCCCTCGTGGTCAACCTGCTCACCGAGGACAACCTGCCGAGCTACCACCACGAGATCGCCACGCTCTTCGGCCGCGACGGCGCCTGGGGCACCTGGGTGCACCGCTGGACGGCCGAGGAGGGACGGCACGGCATCGTGATGCGTGACTATCTGCTCACCTCGCGCGCGGTGGACCCCGACAAGCTGGAACAGTTCCGCATGGCGCACATGAGCGAGGGCTTCGAGTCCGACAACGGGCACTCGATGCTGCACTCGATCGCCTACGTCGCCTTCCAGGAGCTGGCCACCCGGATCTCCCACCGCAACACCGGCCACCAGTCCGGCGACCCGGTCTGCGACCGCATGCTGGCCCGCATCGCGACCGACGAGAACCTGCACATGGTCTTCTACCGCAACCTGCTGAAGGCCGCGTTCGAGCTCGCGCCGGACCTGACGATGCAGGCGGTCCGGGACGTCGTGGTGAACTTCCGGATGCCCGGCCACGGCATCCCCGGCTTCGAGCGGGCCGCCGCGCAGATGGCCATCGGCGAGGTCTACAACCTGCGCATCCACCACGACGACGTCCTGCAGCCCGTGCTGCGCTTCCTGAAGGTCATGGAGATCGACGGCCTCGGCCCCGAGGGCCGTCAGGCACAGGAGGAACTCGGCCTGTTCATGGGCGGGCTGAACGCCGAGGCCCTTAAGTTCGACGAGAAGCTGGCCGCGCGCAAGGCTCGGATGGCGGCGCGGGCCGCGGGCTGA
- a CDS encoding SsgA family sporulation/cell division regulator, which produces MSTVIEQPVEARLVAAAPRMPSIPATLRYDRSDPFAVVMTFPAPATLEGVEVCWAFSRELLIAGLQGPEGQGDVRVRPYGYDRTVLEFHAPEGTAIVHVRSGEIRRFLAAADELVPVGLEHLQFDLDHDLAELMRDAC; this is translated from the coding sequence TTGTCCACCGTCATCGAGCAGCCCGTAGAGGCCCGTCTCGTCGCCGCCGCACCGCGCATGCCGAGCATTCCCGCCACGCTGCGCTACGACCGAAGCGACCCGTTCGCCGTCGTCATGACCTTCCCGGCCCCGGCCACCCTGGAAGGCGTCGAGGTGTGCTGGGCCTTCTCCCGCGAGCTGCTGATCGCCGGGCTGCAGGGGCCCGAGGGCCAGGGGGACGTCCGGGTGCGGCCGTACGGCTACGACCGCACGGTGCTGGAGTTCCACGCCCCCGAGGGCACCGCAATCGTGCATGTGCGCTCGGGCGAGATCCGGCGCTTCCTGGCGGCGGCCGACGAGCTGGTGCCGGTCGGCCTGGAGCACCTCCAGTTCGACCTGGACCACGACCTGGCCGAGCTGATGCGGGACGCCTGCTGA